One window of the Podospora pseudocomata strain CBS 415.72m chromosome 7, whole genome shotgun sequence genome contains the following:
- a CDS encoding hypothetical protein (EggNog:ENOG503Q4WP) → MPSDKVPVVVTYEKPGTQPPIYVAGTFSNPPWTPEEMSYTTDQNGEHVFSKKVLGEIGSKHQYKFRIGNGDWWDLAPGQPTVTDSSGNTNHELEIQPPKESKPDSIEDKKLAVVGEEKSSDEPAGLPEKSQGQKESAEEPEEAEASKPIEVVEETQAPQESVKVPEEAEPLKPTEVAEETPAPKKPVEETKEAEVPMQSIEETQVPKQPVEAAREDEAPKQPTETVEETHEPKEVEAPKQPEVVPQAPNEATETSEQPEASKEPTAVTEKSEDPKESTEVVEDLKESTEVSEESDVPKIRVKDSTTTNIVLPNGSILEAIKAQEIRTQSGAGTPDFVKTAAEVADSAALLHEEVPAKDPRDGLLERAPTPMSKTAETAAEVADTAEVLDRVDAILISEPQIDDDDNLLGPPSASQGDELPALKSPLFPHECPSPPTPGDAVERRESSDDRSPMEDIDPDQIDLNDPTLERFPSSREEIIDTVRKLETSLNEDQASFEGVPPSPVINSPLEGTQDITDYILGDSSIPTSHRGSQHLEVPRPSHGSASSVPVSPSLQVISEAEEPASEENGTTPSPIVFSNPEMKSRPSSLKPRSEEDDEGVSLKDSISPRTAEAPKTASDILFRDTPPLEASGDAAPTKANGLSLEDHSNTSKVADEAEAQVPDDRSPAPAPVAVGERATDDEIAESSHTTALESANNTNSLKKRAAPAPEVEQEIPRVTSPVSNRTTGVEHNGVSWIQAFFRLLFVDIIGGFISRLCGGKKRNTT, encoded by the exons ATGCCGTCGGACAAGGTTCCCGTCGTCGTTACATACGAGAAGCCCGGCACGCAGCCGCCCATCTATGTGGCCGGCACCTTCTCGAACCCACCATGGACTCCCGAGGAGATGTCCTACACCACCGATCAGAATGGCGAGCATGTCTTTTCGAAAAAAGTTCTTGGTGAGATTGGATCCAAGCACCAATACAAATTCCGCATTGGAAACGGTGATTGGTGGGATTTGGCACCGGGTCAGCCAACCGTGACTGATTCTTCTGGCAACACCAATCACGAGCTGGAGATTCAACCACCAAAAGA ATCGAAACCTGATTCGatcgaggacaagaagtTGGCTGTGGTGGGCGAAGAAAAGTCTTCCGATGAACCAGCCGGGCTTCCCGAAAAGTCTCAAGGTCAAAAGGAGTCAGCCGAAGAACCtgaagaggccgaggctTCCAAACCAattgaggtggttgaagagaCCCAGGCCCCGCAGGAGTCAGTCAAGGTACCTGAAGAGGCTGAACCTTTGAAGCCAACTGAGGTGGCCGAAGAGACCCCAGCCCCGAAGAAGCCGGTGGAGGAAACTAAGGAGGCTGAAGTTCCAATGCAGTCAATTGAGGAGACTCAAGTCCCCAAACAGCCAGTCGAGGCCGCCAGGGAGGATGAAGCTCCCAAGCAGCCTACTGAGACAGTCGAGGAGACTCATGAGCCCAAGGAGGTTGAAGCTCCAAAGCAGCCAGAGGTGGTTCCCCAGGCTCCAAATGAAGCAACTGAAACTTCTGAGCAGCCTGAAGCATCCAAGGAACCGACCGCGGTAACAGAAAAGTCTGAAGACCCCAAGGAATCGAccgaggtggttgaagacTTGAAGGAGTCGACCGAGGTGTCTGAAGAGAGCGACGTCCCAAAGATTCGCGTCAAGGACTCCACGACTACCAACATTGTGTTGCCCAATGGTAGCATACTGGAAGCCATCAAGGCTCAGGAGATCCGAACACAGTCTGGTGCTGGCACTCCAGACTTTGTGAAGACTGCCGCCGAGGTTGCTGATTCTGCCGCGCTTCTGCACGAAGAAGTTCCAGCAAAGGATCCAAGAGACGGCTTGCTCGAGAGGGCACCTACTCCCATGTCCAAAACCGCGGAAACCGCTGCAGAAGTTGCGGATACCGCGGAGGTTTTGGACCGGGTTGAT GCCATCCTCATCTCGGAGCCCCagatcgacgacgacgacaacctcctcggccccccAAGCGCCAGCCAAGGCGATGAGCTTCCTGCCCTCAAGTCGCCGCTGTTCCCTCACGAGTGTCCCAGCCCCCCTACGCCCGGTGATGCTGTCGAGCGACGTGAAAGCAGCGACGACAGGTCACCAATGGAGGATATTGACCCTGATCAGATCGACTTGAATGATCCCACACTGGAACGTTTCCCGTCCAGCCGAGAGGAAATTATCGATACAGTACGTAAACTGGAGACGAGTCTCAACGAGGATCAGGCGTCCTTTGAAGGcgtccccccttcccctgtCATCAACTCTCCCCTGGAAGGAACGCAAGATATCACCGACTACATCCTTGGCGATTCGTCAATCCCCACTTCCCATCGAGGTTCACAGCATCTTGAGGTACCTAGGCCCTCCCATGGCTCTGCGTCCTCCGTCCCGGTGTCGCCCTCCCTTCAAGTCATTTCGGAAGCCGAAGAGCCCGCCAGCGAGGAAAACGGAACTACCCCATCACCTATTGTATTTTCTAACCCAGAAATGAAGTCCAGGCCCAGCTCTTTGAAGCCCCGATcggaagaagatgacgaagGTGTTTCCCTGAAGGATAGCATCAGCCCTAGGACCGCCGAAGCCCCTAAGACCGCCAGCGATATTCTGTTCAGGGACACACCGCCGCTCGAGGCCTCTGGCGACGCTGCACCTACGAAAGCCAACGGTCTTTCGCTTGAGGATCACTCTAACACCTCCAAGGTAGCCGACGAAGCCGAAGCACAGGTCCCTGACGATAGGTCCCCTGCTCCTGCACCTGTGGCTGTCGGAGAGAGAGCCACCGACGATGAGATTGCCGAATCATCGCATACCACGGCCCTTGAGtcggccaacaacaccaacagcctcaaGAAGAGAGCCGCTCCAGCACCCGAAGTTGAACAAGAGATTCCTAGGGTTACAAGTCCAGTATCGAACCGAACGACGGGCGTTGAGCACAATGGAGTGAGCTGGATCCAGGCCTTTTTCCGGCTGCTCTTTGTGGACATCATCGGAGGCTTCATCAGCAGATTATGTGGCGGCAAAAAACGAAACACGACGTAA
- a CDS encoding hypothetical protein (COG:S; EggNog:ENOG503P4ID), which produces MAALPPDTIQVKRKRGIDDAPVDFLRVDRSKRYRIISEEVGWVYQRKQVASEQEKKPKHDASLGVPTIVPTQEGDEKRLNRPKKTPRAPSTNASMTLEPVPALAPATVLAPEASDSSDQTVNLRKFHLSRPNSSQPSAGVTKKRGATAVFVERGPKRQKSAILTPQVVKEILDQPNTTQSSTSSSPAKDLPSSSQEAEKKPVVYKRPGTKPRNKTLASESGTTSKPSVPPSMHNRRADMDELSRVMDTWTLGEISKNLDRVEQLNAKSKSSPAKSRFQPKAPKLRYHERHPTENVAQQQRAKDQAAPAAAASTSAMDIDMIDTSDDDDYVIETYERVPAERLRDQAVPAHRIGLLVFDNEPDVADFFYGNDDETDDEFPEDEDDENAENYYAHEYPDEELEWSDEFDHNAYHYAAQNFSENEEWDDRDFADEAWDAGDTVKNF; this is translated from the exons ATGGCGGCACTACCCCCCGATACGATCCAGGTGAAGCGCAAACGTGGCATCGATGATGCCCCTGTCGACTTTCTCC GGGTCGATAGGAGCAAGCGGTATCGCATCATCTCTGAGGAGGTCGGCTGGGTCTATCAGCGCAAGCAGGTTGCGTCCGAGCaggaaaagaagccaaagcaTGACGCCAGCCTTGGAGTTCCTACCATTGTGCCTACCCAGGAAGGCGATGAGAAGCGACTAAATCGCCCCAAGAAAACCCCCAGGGCCCCGAGCACCAATGCCTCCATGACGCTTGAGCCCGTGCCTGCGTTGGCGCCCGCAACAGTGCTGGCGCCGGAGGCATCCGATTCGAGCGACCAGACAGTTAACCTGCGTAAATTCCACTTGTCGAGGCCCAACTCGTCACAACCATCTGCTGGCGTGACCAAGAAGCGCGGTGCCACTGCCGTCTTTGTTGAGAGAGGCCCAAAGAGACAAAAGTCCGCAATCCTGACCCCCCAGGTTGTGAAGGAGATTCTCGACCAACCCAACACAACACAATCCTCAACCAGTTCTTCGCCTGCCAAGGATTTACCTTCATCCTCACAGGaagcggagaagaagcccgTTGTCTACAAGCGACCAGGAACCAAACCTAGGAACAAGACATTAGCATCCGAATCGGGAACAACCTCGAAGCCCTCTGTACCCCCCTCCATGCACAATCGAAGAGCCGACATGGACGAGCTCTCCAGGGTTATGGATACCTGGACACTGGGTGAAATCAGCAAGAATCTAGACCGGGTGGAGCAACTCAATGCCAAATCGAAGTCCAGCCCAGCCAAGTCCCGGTTCCAACCAAAGGCACCCAAGCTCCGCTATCATGAGCGGCATCCGACAGAGAACGTGGCCCAACAGCAACGCGCTAAGGACCAAGCGGCCCCGGCTGCAGCTGCATCAACCTCTGCTATGGACATCGACATGATTGACACCTCGGACGACGATGATTATGTGATTGAGACGTACGAGCGTGTCCCCGCTGAGCGGCTGCGGGACCAGGCGGTACCAGCCCACCGTATCGGGTTGCTTGTTTTTGACAATGAGCCCGATGTCGCCGACTTCTTTTACggcaatgatgatgaaaCCGATGATGAGTTCcctgaagatgaggatgacgagaacG CGGAGAACTACTATGCCCATGAATATCccgacgaggagctcgagtGGAGCGATGAGTTTGATCACAACGCTTATCACTATGCAGCCCAGAATTTCTCAGAGAACGAGGAGTGGGACGACCGTGACTTTGCGGATGAAGCCTGGGATGCCGGCGACACAGTCAAGAACTTTTGA